The bacterium genome window below encodes:
- a CDS encoding cobalamin-binding protein, with protein sequence MTRLLRRAVLPLLLAVFLPVAGFCRDRIVSFRPNVTEILFALGLGDQVVGVTTFCTHPPEAQKIAKIGGYSNRSLEKILSLKPDLAVIVPDATTPRLESALQRSGVAVLSVKADSLEDVMASIRSIAAKTGVPGRGETLIASLRDRIDAAAAKAKGRPARKALMVIQRRPLIVAGGGTFLDSLLKLAGAENIAGASRLPYPNFSMETVIARAPDVIIDMDATDTGDFWSRYASLPAVKNGAVKKLPADLFVPGPRIPEALDALIQATQSR encoded by the coding sequence GTGACCCGTCTCCTCCGGAGAGCGGTCTTACCCCTCCTTCTGGCCGTCTTTCTTCCCGTTGCCGGCTTTTGCCGCGACCGCATCGTCTCCTTCCGGCCCAACGTGACCGAGATCCTCTTTGCCCTGGGATTGGGGGACCAGGTCGTCGGCGTCACGACCTTCTGCACGCATCCGCCGGAGGCACAAAAGATCGCCAAGATCGGCGGCTATTCCAACCGCAGCCTCGAAAAGATCCTCTCGCTCAAGCCGGACCTGGCCGTCATCGTGCCGGACGCGACCACGCCGCGGCTCGAGTCCGCCCTCCAGCGCTCCGGCGTCGCTGTCCTCTCGGTCAAGGCGGATTCCCTGGAGGACGTGATGGCCTCGATCCGTTCGATCGCCGCCAAGACCGGCGTCCCCGGCCGCGGCGAGACCCTGATCGCCTCGCTCCGAGACCGGATCGACGCGGCCGCCGCCAAGGCGAAGGGCCGTCCCGCGAGAAAGGCCCTCATGGTCATCCAGCGCCGGCCGCTCATCGTCGCCGGGGGCGGGACCTTTCTCGACAGCCTCCTCAAACTCGCCGGCGCCGAAAACATTGCGGGCGCCTCGCGTTTGCCGTATCCCAACTTCAGCATGGAGACGGTCATCGCAAGGGCCCCGGACGTCATCATCGACATGGACGCCACGGACACGGGCGATTTCTGGTCGCGCTACGCCTCCCTGCCGGCGGTCAAGAACGGCGCCGTCAAAAAACTCCCCGCCGACCTCTTCGTGCCCGGGCCCCGCATCCCCGAGGCCCTGGACGCCCTCATTCAAGCGACCCAGTCACGATGA